The Halorubrum salinarum genome segment CGACCTCGATCCCGGCAGGTACCCGTTCACGCTTCGACTCGACGGCGACACCCACGGCGGGACGCTAATCATCGAGCAGGACCCGGCGACGACGACGATCGACGACGAGGGCGACGGGAGCGCGGCCAACGGCACCGACGCCGACGACGGCGGCGCAGCTAACGGGACCGACGACGGGACTGAAGCGAGCGGCGACGACGGCGACTCGGAACAGAGTTCGACCGCCCCGAACGGGTCGGACTCGGACGGCGGCTCGAACGGCACCGAGACCGACGGCGGCTCCGGCGAGACGAGCGACGGGGACACGCCGGCAGGGGACGCGCCCGACTCCGTCGGCATGCTCCCGCTGCCGTTCGGCACCCGCGAGGCGCTCGGCGGCACGGTCCTCGTCGGCGCGGTCCACATCCTCGGCCACTGGGTCTGAGACGCTCTGCGGGGCCGCCGGCCCGCGGCGGCCTCCGTCTACTGGCCCGAACGAGCCCGCCGCCGGGACCGTTCCACGTCCGTTCTCATCGCTGAGAACCGCGGGGGAGCGATTAAGTGTTCGCTTTCCCCCCCTTCAGACAACAATGGCTACGCGGGTACTCATCGCCGACGACTCGGAGTTCATGCGGAATCTCCTCCGGGAGATCCTCGAAGGCGAGTTCGAGATCGTCGGGGAGGCGGAGAACGGCGTGGAGGCGGTGAACATGTACGAGGAGCACGGGCCGGACCTCGTGATGATGGACATCGTGATGCCGATCCGCGACGGGATCGAGGCGACGACGGAGATCCTCGAAGAGAACCCCGACGCGACGGTGATCATGTGTACCAGCGTCGGCCAGGAGGAGAAGATGAAGGCGGCCATCAAGGCGGGCGCGGAGGGGTACATCACGAAGCCGTTCCAGAAGCCGAACGTGCTCGACGCAATCGGCTCGGCGGTATAATGCGCGTCGACGTCCGCGCGCTCGGCGCCTGTAACCGCCTCGCGGAGCAGGGCGCGAAACAGGCCGCCGGCGCGCTCTCGGACCTGACCGGGACCGACCTCGCGGTGGAGGTGACGGGCGCGAGCGTCGCCAGCGGCGAGGACCTCGCGGAGTCGTTCGCGGGCCGGGAGTCCATCGGCGTGAGCGTCGGACTCCGCGGCGGGCTGGACGGCGAGGCGGTCCTCGCGTTCGACGCCGTCAACGCCGACGCCCTGCTCTCGCTGCTCCCCGGCGGCGCGTCGATGGAGCGGAGCGCGGTGACGGAGGTCGGCAACATCGCCCTCGGCGGCTTCCTCGACGGGTGGGCGAACTACCTCGGGAAGGCGATCGACATGACGCCCCCGCGGTACTTCGAGGCCGACGGCGCGGCGGTGCTGCCGGACGGCGCGCTGGCGGGCGACGGCGTCTTCCTCTTCGAGAGCCGGCTGGACGCGACGACGACGGACCTCGACTTCTCGATCTACATGCTGCCCGACTCGGGGCCGTTCCGCGACCTCATCGTCGGGAAGACGGCGCCCGCGGCGACCGCCGGCGGCGAGGCGAACGGCGGGACGGAGAGTACGGCCGTCCCGTACGAGTCGCTGTCGACATTCTCCTCGCTGGCGAAGAAGGGGTCGGCGAACGCCGCCGACAACATCGCGATGATGACCGGGTTAGAAACGAGCGTCGACGTGAGCCGGCTCCGGTTCGTCCCGCTCGCCGACGTGCCCGCGGAGGTCGGTACCGAGCCGCACGCGGGCACGGTGTTCGAGCTTCAAGGCGAGCCGAGCGGCTACCTCGCCATCCTCTTCGAGGAGTCGTCGGCGGCGGCGGTCGCGGACGCGATGCTGCCGATGGAGCCCGACGAGCCCCTCGGCGACATGGCCGAGAACGCCCTGTGCGAGCTCGGAAACGTGATGACGAGCGGGTTCATCGACGGCTGGGCGAACGTGCTCGGCACGTCGATCACCCACTCGCCGCCGGAGTTCGTCCACGACATCGGCGCGTCGACGATCAGCCCGCTCGTCGCCAAGCTGAGCGAGCGGCAGGACTACGGGTTCGTGATCGACACCGCGATCCAGACCGAGGGGATCCAGGCGCGCTGCGACGTGTACGCGCTCCCCGACGAGCGCGAACTGGCCCGGGCGCTCGACCGGCTCTCGGACCCGTGACCCGCTCGCTCTCCGACGATCGGCCGGACGCCCCGGCGGAGCGAACGGAGAGCGACGGGACCGCGGTCGCCGACGCGGAGCCCGCCGCCGTCACGGGCGGCGCGGCGAGCGACGACACGGGCCGGATCAAGGTCGGCGTGGGCGAACTTGCGGTCACGGACGGCGACGCCGTCCTGACGACCAGCGGCCTCGGCTCCTGCGTCGCGGTCGCGCTCGTCGACGAGCGGGCCGGCGTCCGCGGGCTCCTCCACGCCATGCTGCCCGCGGGCGAGGGGCAGTCCACCGCGGCCTCGCGGCCGGCGAAGTACGTCGACACCGGGATCGACTCGCTGATCGGGGCGCTCGACGACGCCGGCGCCGACCCGCGCCGCCTGAAGGCGCGCGTCGCCGGCGGCGCCGAGATGCTCGACCTCACCGACGCGGTCGGTCCCCGGAACGTCGAGCGGGTCGGCGAGGTGCTCGACGCCGCGAACGTCCCGGTCGTCGCCAGCGATGTCGGCGACGCGGTGGGGCGGACGGTCCGGTTCGGTCCGGACGGGCGGCTCGTCATCCGGGCCGCCGACGGCTTCGAGCGAGCCATCTGACCGCTCCTCCGGGGCCTCTCGCTCCCCGTCACCGGACCGGCTCGCCTCCGACCGGTCGCGATTTCTCAGCGCTTACCCCGATCAGCGGTCGACGGCCGCCGTGCGACGTGTCTTCTCACTGTTGATATTTTGAGGGGTGAATTGAAGTGGGTTCTGCGGGTCGTACACGGTAATGGGCCTCGAACTACCGGTGTGG includes the following:
- the cheY gene encoding chemotaxis protein CheY, which translates into the protein MATRVLIADDSEFMRNLLREILEGEFEIVGEAENGVEAVNMYEEHGPDLVMMDIVMPIRDGIEATTEILEENPDATVIMCTSVGQEEKMKAAIKAGAEGYITKPFQKPNVLDAIGSAV
- a CDS encoding chemotaxis protein CheC → MRVDVRALGACNRLAEQGAKQAAGALSDLTGTDLAVEVTGASVASGEDLAESFAGRESIGVSVGLRGGLDGEAVLAFDAVNADALLSLLPGGASMERSAVTEVGNIALGGFLDGWANYLGKAIDMTPPRYFEADGAAVLPDGALAGDGVFLFESRLDATTTDLDFSIYMLPDSGPFRDLIVGKTAPAATAGGEANGGTESTAVPYESLSTFSSLAKKGSANAADNIAMMTGLETSVDVSRLRFVPLADVPAEVGTEPHAGTVFELQGEPSGYLAILFEESSAAAVADAMLPMEPDEPLGDMAENALCELGNVMTSGFIDGWANVLGTSITHSPPEFVHDIGASTISPLVAKLSERQDYGFVIDTAIQTEGIQARCDVYALPDERELARALDRLSDP
- a CDS encoding chemotaxis protein CheD, which gives rise to MTRSLSDDRPDAPAERTESDGTAVADAEPAAVTGGAASDDTGRIKVGVGELAVTDGDAVLTTSGLGSCVAVALVDERAGVRGLLHAMLPAGEGQSTAASRPAKYVDTGIDSLIGALDDAGADPRRLKARVAGGAEMLDLTDAVGPRNVERVGEVLDAANVPVVASDVGDAVGRTVRFGPDGRLVIRAADGFERAI